DNA from Salinispora arenicola:
GTCCTCCGCCGAACCAGGCAGCCCAGCCCGGTCTCGGGCCTGCTCGATCGTGTTGACCGTCAGCACACCGTGCCCGACCGGTTTCCCCTCGTCCAAGGCGACCCGGGTGAGCCCGTCGGTCACCGACCGGCAGACGTAGTCGAAGTGGGCGGTGGCCCCGCGGACCACAACCCCGAGCGCCACCACGACGTCGTAGCGGCGGGCGAGTGCCTGCGCCACCACGGGCAGCTCCACCGAGCCGGCCACCCGGGCCACCACGGAACGGGCTCCGCAGGCGTCGGCGGCGGCGACCGCCCGCTCCAGCATGTGATCGGTCAACTCGCCGTGCCAGCGGGCGGTGACCACACCGACGGTCAGGCCGGCGGCGTCGACCGTATCGATGCCCGGCTCCCCGAACCCCGCCATGCCTACGCTCCAATCCCGTCACCGACGACCGCACGGCCCATCGGCGCCTCGATAACCTCGTCGAACTCCAGCAGGTGTCCCATGCGATCCCGCTTGGTCCGCAGGTAGCGCACGTTCTCCGGGTGCGGCCGAACCGGTAGCTCCACCCGTCCGGCGACCGTCAGGCCGTACCCCTCCAGACCGGCCCGCTTGGCCGGATTGTTGGTGAGCAGCCGCATCGACCGCACACCCAGGTCGTAGAGTATCTGCGCGCCGGTGCCGTAGTCCCGGGCGTCCGCCGGCAGGCCAAGGTCCAGGTTGGCGTCGACGGTGTCCCGGCCCGTGTCCTGCAACTGGTACGCCTGAAGCTTGTGCAACAGCCCGATGCCGCGCCCCTCGTGGCCGCGGACGTAGAGCACGACTCCGCGACCTTCCCGGGCGACCTGATCCAGGGCGGCGTTCAGTTGCGGGCCGCAGTCGCACCGCAACGATCCGAGCACGTCACCGGTGAGGCACTCGGAGTGCACCCGCACCAGCACGTCCCGGCCGTCACCGAGGTCGCCCATCACCAACGCGACGTGCTCTGCCGAGTCGTAGTCGCTGCGGTACCCGAACGCCCGGAACACGCCGTGCCGGGTCGGCATCCGCGCCTCGGCGACCAGCTCGACCTGCTTTTCCGTCCGCCGCCGGTACGCCACCAGATCCGCGATGGTGATCAGGACCAGCGAATGCTCCGCGCAGAACCGCTCCAGGTCCGGTACCCGCATCATGGTGCCGTCGTCGTTGACCAGTTCGCAGAGGACACCCGCGGGGCGCAGCCCGGCCAGCCGGGTCAGGTCGATCGCGGCCTCGGTGTGACCGGGCCGGCGCAGCACGCCCCCCTGGCGGGCCCGCAACGGCACCACGTGGCCCGGCCTGGCCAGGTCTGCCGGCCCGGTGCGCGGGTCGGCGAGCAACCGGATCGTGTGCGCCCGGTCGGCGGCTGAGATGCCGGTGCTCACGCCCTCCCGGGCGTCCACCGTCACCGTGTAGGCGGTGCCCCGCCGGTCCTGGTTGGTGTGGTGCATCGGCGGCAGGTCCAGCCGGTCGCACTCGTCCTCGGTCAACGGTGCGCAGATGTAGCCGGAGGTGTACCTGACCATGAAGGCGACCAGCTCCGGCGTGGCCAATTCGGCCGCGAAGATCAGGTCACCCTCGTTCTCCCGGTTGGCGTCGTCGACCACGACGACGGGCCGGCCGGCGACGATCTCCGCCATCGCCTGTTCGATCGTGCCAAAAGTCGTCATGCCACAGCCTCCGCGTATCTCGAGGTGATCGGTACGAGGTCCGGACGGGCGGCGCGCGACGTCCGCCACCAGGCGGTGAGACCCCAGACGCAGAACGCGCCGTAGACCAGGTACATGGCGGCCGAGGGGTAGAACCCGCCGCCCAGCAGCAGCGGCACCCCGACCACGTCGACAGCGATCCAGATCAGCCAGAAGTCCACATACCCGCGGGCCATGCCGTACGTGGCGAGCAGGCTGCCGGTGAGGATCCAGGCGTCCGGCAGCGCTCCCCACGATCCCAGGGCAGCGAGTACCGGATAGCCGGCGGCGGTGCCGCCCACGGCGACGGCCAGCAGGACGAGCCGCTCCCGTCCGGTGGCCCAGCGGGGCTCCACCGCGGCAGCGACACCGTCGCGGCCGCGGCTGCGGCTGCGGTTGCGCGACCAACGCCACCAGCCGTAGAGGCCGACGCCGAAGAAGAAGACCTGCCGGCCGGCCTGGCCGTAGAGATCGTGCGCCTGCGGAGTGGCGAACGCTCCGCCGAGGAAGACGGTAAACAGCAACGCGTTGCCGATCATGCCGACCGGCCAGGCCCATACGACGCGGCGCAGGCCCAACGTCGCCGCGGCCAGTCCGAAGCCGTTGCCGACGATCTCGCGGACCAGCACGGGCGAACCGGCAACGCTGACCTGCGCCTCGAGCAGCCAGCCGAGCAGCCCTGTCACGCGGGCCCACCCACGGGTACGGCACCGGGCAGGCCGACGGCGGGCAGATCACCCGGCCCCGCCGGTCGGTGCCCGCCGAGCAAGCGCTCGACGTATTTGGCCAGCACGTCCACCTCGACGTTGACCGCGTCACCGACGCCCCGGGATCCGAGCGTGGTCAGCCCCAGCGTGGTGGGGATCAAACCCACCTCGAACCAGTCCGATCCGACGCCGGCCACGGTCAGGGATACCCCATCGACGGTGATCGACCCCTTCGTCACCACGTACCGAGCCAGGTCGGTGGGCAGGCGGAACCGGACGGTCTCCCACCGGGCGGCCGGTTCCCGGGCCAGCACCTCGCCGATGCCGTCGACGTGCCCCTGGACCAGGTGGCCACCGAGGCGGCTGCCGAGGGTGGCGGCCCGTTCCAGGTTCACCCGGTCACCAGGGCGCAGCCCGCCGAGCGCGGAACGGCGCAGCGTCTCCCCCATCACGTCGGCGGTGAAGGCTCCATCGGCGAGATCAACCACGGTCAGGCACACTCCGTTGACCGCGATGGAGTCGCCGTGACGGGCGTCGGCGGCGACCACGGAGCCGCGGATGGCGACGAGCGCGGAGTCCTCCGCGGTCTGGGTGACCTGGACGACCTCACCCAGCTCCTCGACGATGCCGGTGAACATGTCAGCCCTCCCTCTTCCGGGGCAGTGCGGTGATCCGCAGGTCGGGACCGACCTGGGTAACGTCAACGACCTCGCAGTCGATGGCCTCGGTGATCGTGGTCACGCCCGCTTCCGTGAGTGCGGCCGGGCCGGCGCCGAGCAGCCGGGGCGCGACGTAGCCGACGATCTTGTCGACGAGCCCGGCGGCGAGGAACGCGCCGGCCAACCGCGGCCCTCCCTCCACCAGCGCGGCGCGTACCCCGCGCTGGTGCAGCGCGGCGAGCAGCCCCGCCAGCTCGACCCGGCCCTCCGGGTCGGCACCGACCTCCTCGGCGGTGGCGATCCAGGTGGGCGCGGCGTCGTCCCGGACCCGCGCCCCCGGCGGGGTCCGGCCCGTCGAGTCCACCACCACCCGTAGCGGCTGCCGGATGGCGAGGCTTCCGTCGCGCAGGTTCCGGACGGTCAGGCGCGGGTCGTCGGCGACCACGGTGCCCACCCCGGCGAGCACGGCGTCCACGGTGCCGCGCAACGCGTGCACGTCCATCCGGGCCACCTCGGAGGTGATCCACATGCTGGTACCGTCGGCAGCCGCTGACCGCCCGTCCAGTGTCGCCGCGTACTTCCAGATGACGTACGGCCAGCCCCTGCGGGTCGAGGTGAGCCACGCGACGTTGCCCGCCTCCGCCTCTGCGGCGCGTACCCCCAGGTCGACCCGGATCCCGGCGGCACGCAGCGTGGCAGCGCCGCCCGAGGCGGCCCGGTTCGGGTCGGGTACGGCGATGACCACCCGGGCGATCCCGGCCTGTACCAGAGCGGTGCTGCAGGGGCCGGTGCGGCCGGTGTGGTCGCAGGGTTCCAGAGTTACCACCGCGGTGCCGCCACGCGCCCGTTCTCCCGCTTGGGCGAGCGCGACGATCTCGGCGTGCGGCCCGCCCGCGTACGCGTGGAAGCCCTCACCGACGACCCGGCCGCCCGGGTCGAGCAGCACGCAGCCGACGACCGGGTTGGGGCTGGTGGTGCCGAGGCCGCGCGCGGCGAGCTCGACCGCACGGCGCATTGCCTCGTCGACGGAGACACCGGCCATGCCCTGCCCTCTCGCCCGCTGGTCGGCGCGCGGGCGGCGACGGGAGCGGCGGCATCGGGCCGCAGGCGTGCGGCGGCGGAGGTCCGGGAACAGCAACGCCGCCCCGGGAGGCCACGCGGCACGCCGACGTCGGCGGCCAAGCATGGCCTGTCCGTCCCGCGCGCTGTCTCCCATCCGGACTGTCTGGGGCGGGCATGCCCGCACCCAACCGTCGGCCCCGGATTCTCACCAGGTCCACCGGGCGGACGAACCGCTCCCGGGTCGCGGGCTTACCACGGTCTGACCGTGGATCACCGCCGGTTCGGAATTACACCGAGTCCCGCCAGCGCGTGGTGGGTACTACCCGCAGTCTTACACGCACTGGGGGGTCAACGGCTACCCACAGCGTGCTACTTCACAGGACGATGGCTCGAATCCGACACTCCGCGGCGCCGGTCCACCGCCACGTACGACCCCGGCTGACTCTTGGCCACCGACTTCATCTCGGAGGCGATCGTCATCGCCGCCAGCGGATTCGTGAGGCGCTTGTCGGCGTCCGAGACCGACACGCCGATGGAGAGGGTGACCAGCGCGGCACGGCGCAGGTTTCCACGCCGGTCCTTGACCTCCACGTAGCCGCGGGCGGCGTCGGACGAGTCGTACAGCGCGTCGGCCGCCCGCTCGAAGTCGGCCGAGACCTGCGAGGTCAGCGGACGAACCTGCTCGGGCGTGCAGACGAAGATGAAGTCGTCGCCGCCGACGTGGCCGAGGAAGGCCGGTGGGAGCCCCACCGAGACGACCGCCTGGTGCAGACTGCGGGCCAGCGCGGTGATGAAGTCGTCGCCGCGAACGAACCCGTAGACGTCGTTGACACTCTTGAACCGGTCGATGTCGATGTAACCGACCGCGTAGTCGGATCCGACCCGGATCCGGTCGCCGATCTCCCGGCGGATCCGACTGTTGCCGGGTAGCCCGGTCAACGGCGAGACCTCGCGGAACTCCTTGTTGCGACGCAACGTGGAGCTGACCCGGGCCACCAACTCGGCGGTGTCGAAAGGCTTGACCAGGTAGTCGTCGGCGCCGGCGCTGAGGCCGTGCACCTTGTCGACGGTCATGCCCTTGGCGGTAAGCATGATCACTGGCAGGGCCGCGGTCATCGGATCGGCACGCAGTCGGCGGGTCAACTCCAACCCGTCGACGCGGGGCATCATCAGATCGACCACGGCCAGGTCGGGGCGGTGCTGCGCAATAACCTCGAGCGCCTCCTGGCCGTCCCTGGCGTGGATCACCTCGTAACCGTGCAGCCGCAGGTTGAACTCGACGAACCGTGCGATGTCCTCGTCGTCGTCAACGACAAGGATGACGTCCTGGCGGTCTCCGGCGGACTCCACGTCAGGCCCGGGGCTCCGCGCCCCGCGCCAGGGATCGCAGCCGGCGTACGGCCTCGGCCGGGTCATCGGCGCCGTAGACCGCGGTGCCCGCGACGAAGGCGTCCGCGCCCGCCTCGGCGGCCTCGGCGATGGTGTCCGCGGCGATGCCACCGTCGACCTCGATGCGCACCTCCAAGTGGCCAGCGTCAACGTGCCGACGGGCCGTACGTACCTTGTCCAGCAGGTTCGGGATGAAACGCTGCCCGCCGAACCCCGCCTTGATCGTCATGATCAATAGCGTGTCGAAGCTGGGCAGCAGGTCCAGATACGGCTCGATCGGGGTGTCCCGGTCGATCGCCAGACCCGCCTTCGCGCCGGCCGACCGCAGGTCCTTGGCCAACGCGACCGGGTCATCGCAGGCCTCGACGTGAAACGTGACGTTGTACGCCCCGGCGTCGGCGTACCCGGGCGCCCACCGACGCGGGTCCTCGATCATGAGGTGCACGTCGAAGGGGAGCGTCGTGGCGGCCCGCAGGCTCTGCACGACCGGCAGCCCGATCGTCAGGTTCGGCACGAAGTGGTTGTCCATGACGTCCACGTGCAACCAGTCGGCAGTGTCTTCGACAGCACGGACCTCGTCGGCAAGGCAGGCGAAATCGGCGGCCAGGATGCTCGGCGCGACGATTAGCGGCGGTACGGTCACGAGGCAAGTGTACGAACGCGTCCCCGTGTCGCCACCGGCACGGCACCCATCGAGCCGCCTGGCGCTCGCAGCCAGCGAGGCGCGAAGTCGCTCCCCGCGAACCGGGAGCGCCGTGGCCCAGCCCTCCCGCAGCCAGCCGGACGGCAGCAGGACAATGCTCCACCAGGGAGGATGTGGGCTGCACGGCAAGGACGGCCGCCGGCAGCCGGAGCAGGAGCCGGCCCGAATGCCGCCGCCAGGAACGGTGCACCGCAACTCGACGCGCCACGCGGGTGGGAGCCAACAGCCGCCAGGGCCGACCCCACTCGACGCGCTTTCGTCCACAGGGGTCATCGACAGACCGCCGGACGCCGACCCGCATGGCGACCAGGCCACCCGATGCCACGCACCCCGATGACGGCTCACCACGTGCCGTAAGCTGCCGCACCGTGGCGTGTCCAACGCCACGTCCACCGGAAACGGGGAGGTCGGCGGATGAGACGAATCGCGCTGTGTGCCACGCTGGTGGCCCTGGCACTCGCCGGGTGCGCACCACCCGGGGGCACCGACGGCGACCTGGTCGACGACTGGGCCCCCATCGCCGCCGCGACGGGCTTCACCCCCGAGGCGGGCACGTGCCACCGGGCCGAGACCGGCGGCTACCGCAGCACGTACGCGCCGTACCCGTGCGACGAGTCACACCTGACGGAAACGCTGCACGTCGGCACGTTGTCCGGGGCCGACGCGGCGGGTTCGAGGCCGCCGACATCCGGTTCGGACGGGATGCGGGCCGCGTACGCCACCTGCCATCGGGAGGCGAACGAAGCGCTGGGCGCCGACTGGCGCAGCGGCCGAATCGACCTGTACGTCATGTTCCCGTCACCGGCGGGGTGGCGAGGTGGCTCCCGCTGGTTCCGCTGCGAGGTCTACGAAGTCCGCAGCCTGGACGACTTGGAAACGGTGCCCCGTAGCGCCAGCCTGGTCGGGGCGCTCAAGGGCGACTCCCCGCTTCGACACACCTGTTTCGAGCCGAAGACCGACGACGACGATGTGCTGACGGGCATGACAGCGGTGTCGTGTACGAGCCGCCACCACGCCGAGTTCGTCGGCGTGTGGACCGCGCCGGACACCGACTACGCCACGTTCAAGCGCAACGACCGCAAAACCGGCGACGGCTGCAGCGCACTGATCGCCGAATACGCCGGGGTGCCGCGCGGCGACCTGAAGTACCGCAGCGGTTGGATTTACTACGAGCCGGCGGAGGAACAGTGGCGTAACGGCGAGCGTGGGGTGCGCTGCTTCCTCTATGTCGACGGCCGGAGCCTGACCCGGTCGATGAAGGGCGCCGGCAAGGCGGGCCTGCCGGCGAACTGAGGATCCCGTTCCGGAAGGTCGACCGTCCCGGGCCGCGGGCCCGGGACGGTTACGCCGAATGTCCCGTCGGTCAACGGTCGCCACCGGGACGTCCCGGCGGGCCTGGTCAGCTACGGCGCAGCACGGCGAGGAACATGGCGTCGGTGCCGTGCCGGTGCGGCCAGAGCTGCACCGTCGGCCCGTCGCCGAGCCCCGGCATACCCTCGGGCAACAGCGGACGGGCATCGACGAAGTCGACCGGCACCCCGCAACGGCGGGCCGCCTCGGTGACCGTCACGTGCGTCTCGACGACATGCGGCGAACAGGTCACGTAGGCGACCAACCCACCCGAGCGGGCCGCCCGCAGCGCCGCGGCGAGCAATTCCCGCTGCAACCGGGTCAGCGCCGGCAGGTCCGACGGCTGCCGACGCCAGCGCGACTCCGGCCGCCGGCGCAACGAGCCCAGGCCGGTGCAGGGCGCGTCAACCAACACCCGGTCGAAGTGCCCCTCCGCGAGCTTCGGCGTTGACCCCACGGCACGGCCGTCGGTGTGGAGCACGGTCACCGGCAGATTGTGGGTGGCCTGCCGGACCAGGCGGGCACGGTGCTCGGACACCTCCACGGCGGTCAGCCGCGCACCGCGCTGGGCTGCGATGGCGCCGAGTAGGCCGGACTTGCCGCCCGGGCCGGCGCACAGGTCGAGCCACCGGCCGTCCGGGCCGTCCAGCGCAGCCACCGCGAGGGCCTGGGCCACCAGTTGGGAGCCCTCGTCCTGGACGTGGGTCCGACCCTCGGTGAGCGCCGGCAGGTCACCCAGGGCGCCCCCACCGGAGTAGACCGCATACGGGGAGAAGGCACCGGGGGCGCCGCCGACCTCGTCGGCCAGGGTCACCGGATCGGCCAGCCCGGGGCGGGCACAGAGGTGCACCGCCGGACGCTCGTTGTTCTCGATGAGCAACCGGGTGGTCTCGCCGAGGTCGCCGCCGAGCGCCTCGGCGAACGCCCGCACGATCCACTGCGGGTGGCTGTACGCGAGCGCCAGGTGCCCGATCGGATCGGTCTCCAGCGGCGGGGCGAGCCGGGCAACCCAGGCCTCGGCGTCCCGACCGGTGACCTCCCGAAGCACCGCGTTGGCGAACCCGGTCGCCCCCGGCCCGACCGACCGGACCAGGTCCACCGTGGACGAGACGGCGGCGTGTGCCGGCACCCGGGTGTGCAGCAGCTGGTACGCACCGAGCCGCAACGCGTCGCGGACCGGCGGGTCGATGCGCGCCACCTCCCGCCCGGCGGCGTCGGTGAGGATCGCGTCGAGCGTACCGAGATGACGCAGCGTCCCATAGGTCAACTCGGTGGCGAAGGCGGCGTCCCGACCGACCAGGCCGACGTCGCGCAGGATCGACGGAAGCACCAGGTTGGCGTACGCGTCGTCCCGGTTGACCGCGGCGACAGCCTGGTAGGCGGCCTGCCGGGGCAGGTCGACGGACCTGCGGTCAGGGGAACGCCCCCGTGCACCGGCCGACCGCTGGCCGCCGCGGCCCCGTCGATCCGTGGGACGCTCGGGCCTGGCGCCGGACCGGCCGCGACCGGCGGCGGGGCGACCAGCCCTAAACCCTCCGGGGCGGTCGACGTGTGGGCCGTCCACCGGGCCCGTCACGCGAGGACCTCCCCGACGGTGACCCGGACGCCACGCGCCCAGTCACTCGCCGGCATGGCCCTTTTGCCCGCCGCCCGGACCTCACCGAGCCGTACCGGAGTGGTAGCGGTGCCGGCGAGCACCCGGGACCTCTCGACCAGCAACTCGCCGGGCTTCAGCTCGGGGCCATCCGCGACCGGCGTGACCGGACCGAGCTTGACCCGCTCGTCGCGGAAGGTCGTCCACGGGCCGGGAGCCGGGGTGCAGGCACGGACGCGCCGGTCCACGGCGAACGCGGGGTCGCCCCAGCGCACCCGGGCGTCGGCCACGGTGAGCTTCGGCGCCAGACTCACTCCGTCAACCGGTTGTGGTTCGGCCCGCGCCGTGCCGTCCTCGATCGCGTCCAGCACGGCGGTCAGCAGGCCGGCACCGGAGTGCGCCAGCCGTTCCAGCAGGTCTCCCGAGGTGTCGACGGGCCCGACCTCGTCAGTCAGGGTGCCGTACACCGGGCCGGTATCCAGGCCCTGCTCAAGCTGGAAGACACTGGCACCGGTCAGCTCGTCGCCGTGCAGCACGGCGTGTTGCACGGGTGCTGCGCCGCGCCAGGCGGGCAGCAGGGAGAAGTGCAGGTTGACCCAGCCGTGCCGGGGAATCTCCAGGGCGACCGGGGGGACCAACGCGCCGTAGGCAACGACCGGCACGCAGTCCGGTGCCAGTGCGCGCAGCCGGTCGAGGAACTCGGGCTCCCGCGGCCGGGCCGGGGTCAGCACCTCGACGCCCTGCTCGTCGGCCCAGGCGGCCACCGGGGAGCGAGACAGGCCGCGGCCCCTGCCCGCCGGCGCGTCCGGGCGGGTGACCACGGCCAGCAGCTCGTGGCGGGAGTCGGCCACCGCGGCGAGGGCGGGGATGGCAACAGCCGGCGTGCCGGCGAAGATCACACGCATCGACCGATCACCGTCCGAGGCCGAACGGGCTACCGCCGGCGTGCGGGCTCATCTTCACCGTGGGTGGAGCCGCCGGGTCATACCACTGCGCCTGGCGGATCGCCTTCATCGCCTCCTTGCGGCCGGCCGCGTCAAGCCGGTCGATGAACAGCACCCCGTCGAGGTGGTCGGTCTCGTGCTGGACACAGCGCGCCATCAGCCCCGTGCCGACGATCTGCACCGGGTCGCCGTGTCCGTTGAAGCCCTTGGCGACCACGTTCTGTCGGCGCTTCGTGTCGAAGTAGAGCCCCGGCAGCGACAGGCAGCCCTCCGGGCCGTCCTGCTCCTCGACGTCGGGGAACTCCAGCACCGGGTTGACCAGGTGGCCGATCACGTCGTCGACGTCGAAGGCGAACACCCGCAGACCCACGCCGAGCTGCGGTGCGGCGAGACCGGCGCCGTTCTGCTCACGCATCGTGTCGGTCAGGTCGGCGACGAGCTTGCGCAGCTCGACATCGAAGTCGACCACCGGGTCGGCCGGCGTGCGCAGCACCGGGTCACCGAACAGGCGGATGGGCTGGACGGTCACGCGGGATGGCTCCTTCGTGGGCTCGGCAAGGGCGGGCCGTACCAGTCTACGGAGTGCCCGGAGCGACCCCAGCCGGCGTACCACGATCGGCGGTTACCGCACCGACGGTAATCGGAAGCGTCTCATAGCCGCGCAGGGTCAGCCGGGTCCGGCGGCTGGGCCTACCGGCCAGTGCGAGTTCGGGCAGCCGACGCAGCAGCAGCGGGAAGGCGACCTGGGCCTCCAGCCGGGCCAGCCCGGCGCCGAGGCAGTAGTGCGGACCCGCGCCGAAGGACAGCGGTTGCGACTGGGCACGCCCCGGGTCGAATCGGGCCGGATCGGGGAACCGCCGAGGGTCGCGGTTGGCCGCGCCGAGCAGAACCAGCAACCAGCTGCCCGCGGGTAATTCGGTGCCGGCGAAGGACACCGACTCGCGCACGGTGCGGGTGGTCAACTGCACGGGTGAGTCGTACCGGAGCAGCTCGTCAACGTACCCGGGAGCAAGGTCGGGTTCGTCGCGCAGCGCGGCTGCCGCCTCGGGGCGCGTCAGCAGCACGACCAGACCGTTGCCCAACAGGTTCGTGGTGGTCTCGAAGCCAGCGACCAACAGCACCACGAGGTTGGCCAGCAGTTCCTCACCGGACAGCCGGTCGCCGTCGGCGTCGTGCGCCTGCACCAGGGCGGTGGTCAGATCATCGGCCGGGGCCCGGCGACGCTGCTCGATCAGGCCGGTGAAGTAGTCGCGCAGCTCGTCGGCACCGGCGTCGGCACCGGCCAGTTCCTCCGGGGTGATCTCCGGCTCCAGGATGCCGGTCAGGTCACCGGCCCAACGCCGGAACCGGGACCGGTCGGCCGCCGGCACCCCGAGCAGTGCACAGATCACCGCGACTGGCAGCGGATAGGCGAACATGTCCATGAAGTCGACGCGGGCACCGTCCCTACCGGCCCGGATCATCTCGTCGACCAACTCGTCGGCCTGGGCGGTCACCACCTCGCGCATGGCGGCGACCCGTCGTGGGGTGAACGCTCCCGCCGCCAGGCGACGTATCCGGCTGTGGTCCGGCGGGTTGGTGCGAAGCATCGAACGAGCGATCGACTTGATCGCCGGGCTGTCCTGCCAGTGCGGGAAGACGTCGTCGCGCAGGTCGTCGTCCAACACCACGAACCGTGGGTCACGCAGCACCATGTCGGCTTCGGCGTAGCCGGTGACCACGAAGAGACCGGCCGTGGTCTGGGACACCGGGCCGTGTGCGCGCAACTGCTCGTACGTCGGATAGGGATCGAGTCGGCCCGACGGTGAAATCAGCACCGCAATCGCCTCGGATACGTCCATCCGCCACCTCCCATGTCGGGCCCCCGGGTGCCCATCATGCCCGCTCGGTGGGCCCGGCCACACCCCCGCGACCGGATCGATTTGCAACAATGTGGCGGCGTGTCCGTCAGGCGCCGGCGCCCGGTTCCCCGGCCAGCACCGCGTCGCCGTCCAACAGGGCGGGTCGGGGCAGTGGCAGATCGATCCCGTGGGCGGCCGACCAGTCGTGGATCAGGCCCGGCCGGACCTGGTCGGTGAAGTAGTCGACCGCGCTCCTCCCCCCGACGACGGGCTCGTCGACCTCGGCTAC
Protein-coding regions in this window:
- the fmt gene encoding methionyl-tRNA formyltransferase — protein: MRVIFAGTPAVAIPALAAVADSRHELLAVVTRPDAPAGRGRGLSRSPVAAWADEQGVEVLTPARPREPEFLDRLRALAPDCVPVVAYGALVPPVALEIPRHGWVNLHFSLLPAWRGAAPVQHAVLHGDELTGASVFQLEQGLDTGPVYGTLTDEVGPVDTSGDLLERLAHSGAGLLTAVLDAIEDGTARAEPQPVDGVSLAPKLTVADARVRWGDPAFAVDRRVRACTPAPGPWTTFRDERVKLGPVTPVADGPELKPGELLVERSRVLAGTATTPVRLGEVRAAGKRAMPASDWARGVRVTVGEVLA
- the def gene encoding peptide deformylase, which encodes MTVQPIRLFGDPVLRTPADPVVDFDVELRKLVADLTDTMREQNGAGLAAPQLGVGLRVFAFDVDDVIGHLVNPVLEFPDVEEQDGPEGCLSLPGLYFDTKRRQNVVAKGFNGHGDPVQIVGTGLMARCVQHETDHLDGVLFIDRLDAAGRKEAMKAIRQAQWYDPAAPPTVKMSPHAGGSPFGLGR
- a CDS encoding cytochrome P450; this translates as MDVSEAIAVLISPSGRLDPYPTYEQLRAHGPVSQTTAGLFVVTGYAEADMVLRDPRFVVLDDDLRDDVFPHWQDSPAIKSIARSMLRTNPPDHSRIRRLAAGAFTPRRVAAMREVVTAQADELVDEMIRAGRDGARVDFMDMFAYPLPVAVICALLGVPAADRSRFRRWAGDLTGILEPEITPEELAGADAGADELRDYFTGLIEQRRRAPADDLTTALVQAHDADGDRLSGEELLANLVVLLVAGFETTTNLLGNGLVVLLTRPEAAAALRDEPDLAPGYVDELLRYDSPVQLTTRTVRESVSFAGTELPAGSWLLVLLGAANRDPRRFPDPARFDPGRAQSQPLSFGAGPHYCLGAGLARLEAQVAFPLLLRRLPELALAGRPSRRTRLTLRGYETLPITVGAVTADRGTPAGVAPGTP